One Alkaliphilus sp. B6464 genomic window carries:
- a CDS encoding aldo/keto reductase → MIYREYGKTRKKVSVIGFGGMRFGEDNDYSAEVVRRANALGINYFDTAPGYCDDRSEAIFGQAFKNMPGQYFVSTKSSINKEKTADQVRWRIENSLKVMGIEKINFFHMWCVMDLDQYHNIMAPGGPYEGALKAKEEGLIEHLVFSTHCKGEDIRKIIEDNVFEGVLLGYNLVNHPYRQEGVEAAFEHNLGVVTMNPQGGGLIPQHRDYFDFIREREDETVSQAALRFNAAQKGITVVLAGMKTIEEVEENVNVADYPLIVSDEKLKEIKSRITDSMNLLCTTCGYCSKCPQKIKIPSYMEAYNLSLLKDENETKKRINWFKDQGVLKDGASTAADCIACGLCETLCTQKLPIIERLKEIALKY, encoded by the coding sequence ATGATTTATCGCGAATATGGTAAGACAAGGAAAAAGGTCTCGGTTATTGGATTTGGCGGAATGCGTTTTGGGGAAGATAATGACTATAGCGCAGAGGTAGTTAGAAGGGCTAACGCCCTAGGGATTAACTATTTTGATACTGCTCCAGGCTATTGCGACGATAGAAGCGAAGCAATATTCGGACAAGCATTTAAAAATATGCCTGGACAATACTTTGTATCTACAAAAAGTAGCATAAATAAGGAAAAAACTGCGGATCAAGTTCGCTGGAGAATAGAAAACTCACTTAAAGTCATGGGTATAGAAAAAATTAATTTCTTTCATATGTGGTGCGTTATGGATTTAGATCAATACCATAATATAATGGCTCCGGGAGGACCATACGAAGGTGCTCTAAAGGCCAAGGAAGAGGGACTAATTGAGCATTTGGTATTTTCGACCCACTGTAAGGGTGAGGATATACGTAAGATTATTGAGGATAATGTGTTTGAAGGTGTACTTTTAGGTTATAATTTAGTAAACCATCCCTATAGGCAGGAAGGGGTAGAAGCTGCATTTGAACATAACTTAGGTGTAGTTACAATGAATCCTCAAGGTGGAGGATTAATTCCTCAACATAGGGATTATTTCGATTTTATTAGAGAGAGAGAAGATGAAACAGTGTCTCAAGCAGCACTAAGATTTAATGCAGCACAGAAAGGAATTACAGTAGTGTTAGCTGGTATGAAAACTATTGAAGAGGTAGAGGAAAATGTAAATGTAGCAGACTACCCACTTATAGTTTCAGATGAAAAACTAAAAGAAATTAAAAGTCGAATTACAGACAGTATGAACTTACTATGTACTACCTGTGGCTATTGTAGTAAATGCCCTCAAAAGATAAAAATACCTTCCTACATGGAAGCCTACAATCTTTCTTTATTAAAGGATGAAAACGAAACTAAGAAACGTATTAATTGGTTTAAGGATCAAGGTGTTTTAAAAGATGGAGCCAGTACAGCTGCCGATTGTATAGCGTGTGGCCTTTGCGAGACTCTTTGTACACAAAAACTTCCTATTATTGAGAGATTGAAGGAGATAGCTTTAAAATATTAA
- the guaB gene encoding IMP dehydrogenase gives MEDKIVKEGITFDDVLLIPSKSEVLPNQVDVSTYLTKKIKLNIPLMSAGMDTVTEAKMAISMAREGGIGIIHKNMSIEEQALEVDKVKRSEHGVIVDPFFLSPDHIIEDALELMARYRISGVPITEAGKLVGIITNRDIRFETNHKKKISDAMTKDNLITAREGISMDEAQKILMAHKIEKLPIVDGNGMLKGLITIKDIEKAIQYPNSAKDSSGRLLAGAAVGVSNDIMDRVEALYKAKVDVIVIDTAHGHSKGVIETVKKVKEKYKDLQVIAGNIATGEAARELIEAGVDAIKVGIGPGSICTTRIVAGIGVPQVTAVYDCAKVANEYGIPVIADGGIKYSGDIPKAIAAGASAVMIGSLFAGTEESPGETIIFNGRSFKVYRGMGSIASMEKGSKDRYFQQDNKKLVPEGVEGKVPYKGYVRETIYQLIGGLRASMGYCGTATTKDLQENGKFVRITGAALRESHPHDIIITKEAPNYSISE, from the coding sequence ATGGAAGATAAAATTGTAAAAGAAGGTATAACCTTTGATGACGTACTATTAATTCCATCAAAGTCTGAGGTATTGCCAAACCAAGTAGATGTTTCAACATATTTAACTAAAAAAATAAAACTTAATATTCCACTTATGAGTGCAGGAATGGACACGGTAACAGAGGCGAAGATGGCTATTTCTATGGCAAGAGAAGGCGGAATTGGAATTATCCATAAAAACATGTCTATAGAAGAGCAAGCACTAGAGGTAGATAAGGTTAAAAGAAGTGAGCACGGTGTTATTGTAGATCCATTCTTTTTATCTCCAGATCATATAATAGAGGATGCCTTAGAATTAATGGCAAGATATAGAATTTCTGGAGTGCCAATTACAGAAGCAGGTAAGCTTGTAGGGATTATTACTAATAGAGATATTCGTTTTGAAACAAACCATAAAAAGAAAATTAGTGATGCTATGACAAAGGACAATCTAATTACTGCAAGAGAAGGAATCTCTATGGATGAAGCACAAAAAATTCTAATGGCACATAAAATTGAAAAGCTACCTATTGTGGATGGAAATGGAATGTTAAAGGGATTAATTACAATTAAAGATATAGAAAAGGCAATTCAATATCCAAATTCTGCGAAAGATAGTAGCGGACGACTATTAGCAGGAGCTGCTGTTGGAGTTTCGAATGATATTATGGATAGAGTAGAAGCATTATATAAGGCTAAAGTAGACGTTATAGTTATAGATACTGCCCATGGACATTCTAAAGGAGTAATTGAAACAGTTAAAAAAGTTAAAGAAAAGTATAAAGATCTTCAAGTTATTGCTGGAAACATTGCAACAGGAGAAGCAGCTAGAGAGCTAATTGAAGCAGGAGTTGACGCTATAAAAGTAGGTATTGGACCGGGTTCTATTTGTACAACTAGAATAGTTGCTGGAATAGGTGTACCACAAGTTACTGCTGTTTATGACTGTGCAAAGGTAGCAAATGAATATGGTATTCCAGTTATTGCAGATGGTGGCATTAAGTATTCAGGAGATATTCCAAAGGCGATTGCAGCTGGCGCAAGTGCTGTTATGATAGGTTCTTTATTTGCTGGAACAGAAGAGAGCCCAGGAGAGACTATTATATTTAATGGTAGAAGCTTTAAAGTATACAGAGGTATGGGTTCTATTGCATCTATGGAAAAAGGAAGTAAGGATCGTTACTTCCAACAGGATAATAAAAAGTTAGTACCAGAAGGTGTAGAAGGTAAAGTGCCTTATAAAGGATATGTTAGAGAAACTATTTATCAACTAATTGGTGGGCTAAGAGCGAGCATGGGCTATTGCGGAACTGCAACTACGAAAGACCTACAGGAAAATGGTAAGTTTGTACGTATTACCGGAGCTGCTCTTCGTGAAAGCCATCCACATGATATAATAATTACAAAAGAAGCACCTAACTATAGTATCAGCGAATAA
- the guaA gene encoding glutamine-hydrolyzing GMP synthase, whose amino-acid sequence MKQELILILDFGGQYNQLIARRVREHNIYCEVVPYKISAEEIKAKDPKGLIFTGGPSSVYGEKAPQCDKEIFELGIPVLGICYGGQLMAHTLGGKVNRAKNREYGKTALQMNKDSKLFKGILQDSICWMSHTDFIEAAPSDFEISATTSDCPVAAMENQKRGLYAVQFHPEVEHTEKGKDIIKNFLYEICNCQGDWTMGNYIEKEVEDIRKLVGNRKVLCALSGGVDSSVAAVLVHKAIGDNLTCVFVDHGLLRKNEGDWVEDIFKNQFKMNFIRVNAKDRFLEKLKGITDPETKRKYIGELFIRVFEEESQKLGDFEFLVQGTLYPDIIESGTETASVIKSHHNVGGLPEDMKFELIEPFKFLFKDEVRMVGTELGVPEEIVWRQPFPGPGLAVRVLGEITEEKLNIVSEADAIVRDEIKKAGLDREIWQYFAVLPNIKSVGVMGDERTYSHTIGIRAITSSDAMTADWARIPYEVLENMSRRIVNEVEGVNRIVYDITSKPPATVEWE is encoded by the coding sequence ATGAAACAGGAATTAATATTAATATTAGATTTTGGCGGTCAGTATAATCAATTAATTGCACGTAGAGTAAGGGAACATAATATTTATTGTGAAGTTGTTCCTTATAAAATAAGCGCTGAAGAAATTAAAGCTAAAGATCCAAAAGGATTAATCTTTACTGGAGGGCCATCAAGTGTGTATGGGGAAAAAGCTCCTCAATGTGATAAAGAAATTTTTGAATTAGGAATTCCAGTTTTGGGAATTTGCTATGGTGGACAACTAATGGCTCATACATTAGGTGGAAAAGTAAATCGTGCTAAAAATAGAGAGTATGGAAAAACTGCTTTACAAATGAATAAAGACTCTAAGCTATTTAAAGGAATTCTACAAGACTCTATTTGTTGGATGAGTCACACTGATTTTATTGAAGCGGCACCTTCTGATTTTGAAATTAGTGCTACAACTTCAGATTGTCCCGTAGCTGCAATGGAAAATCAAAAAAGAGGACTTTACGCCGTACAATTTCATCCAGAAGTAGAACATACAGAAAAAGGGAAAGATATTATAAAGAACTTTCTATATGAAATCTGTAATTGTCAAGGAGATTGGACAATGGGGAATTATATAGAAAAAGAAGTAGAAGATATCAGAAAGTTAGTAGGAAATAGAAAAGTTCTATGTGCTTTATCTGGTGGGGTAGATTCTTCTGTAGCAGCTGTCCTTGTTCATAAAGCAATCGGTGATAACCTAACATGTGTATTTGTAGATCATGGATTACTTCGAAAAAATGAAGGGGATTGGGTTGAAGACATCTTTAAAAATCAATTTAAAATGAATTTTATTCGTGTTAATGCAAAGGATAGATTCTTAGAAAAACTAAAAGGTATAACAGATCCAGAAACAAAGAGAAAGTATATTGGAGAGTTATTTATCCGTGTTTTTGAAGAGGAATCTCAAAAACTTGGAGATTTTGAATTCTTAGTTCAAGGTACTCTATATCCAGATATTATTGAGAGTGGAACAGAAACAGCATCAGTTATTAAGAGTCATCATAATGTTGGGGGCTTACCAGAGGATATGAAGTTTGAGTTGATTGAGCCTTTTAAATTCCTTTTTAAAGATGAAGTTAGAATGGTAGGTACAGAATTAGGCGTACCAGAAGAAATTGTATGGAGACAACCTTTCCCAGGACCAGGACTAGCCGTAAGGGTATTAGGAGAGATAACAGAAGAAAAGCTGAACATTGTGAGTGAAGCTGATGCTATCGTTCGGGATGAGATTAAAAAAGCAGGATTAGATCGTGAAATATGGCAATACTTTGCTGTATTACCTAATATTAAGAGTGTTGGTGTTATGGGTGATGAGAGAACTTATTCTCATACAATTGGAATTCGTGCTATTACAAGCTCCGATGCTATGACAGCAGACTGGGCACGAATTCCTTATGAAGTTTTAGAGAATATGTCAAGACGAATTGTTAATGAAGTTGAAGGGGTTAATAGGATAGTTTATGATATTACCTCTAAACCACCAGCTACAGTTGAGTGGGAATAA
- a CDS encoding helix-turn-helix domain-containing protein, whose product MAIIVNLDVTIAKRKISSTELSKKLDITMANLSILKTNKAKAIRFSTLEALCKILDC is encoded by the coding sequence ATGGCGATTATAGTAAATCTAGATGTAACGATAGCAAAAAGGAAAATTAGTTCTACTGAGCTTTCTAAGAAATTAGATATCACCATGGCTAACCTTTCAATTTTAAAAACTAATAAAGCTAAAGCTATACGTTTCTCTACACTTGAAGCATTATGCAAAATTTTAGACTGTTAA
- a CDS encoding NCS2 family permease, whose amino-acid sequence MSTKNTNASTSALDRYFRLSENKTDVKTEIIAGITTFITMAYILFVNPDILSKAGMDYNAVFLATCLSAALGTLIMGLHANIPFAQAPGMGLNAFFTYGVVMSLGYTWQQGLAAIFISGILFIVLTVTGARESIVDSIPVSLKHAISGGIGLFIALLGFTNSGIIVADPNTFLAFSSFNSAPVILAVIGLVITGVLMVRNVKGAILIGIVTTTLIGIPMGVTNTTINTSFNFDLSPTFMQMDFKGLLKIGEASFVGALASVATVVISFSLVDMFDTIGTLIGTATKAGMLDENGKLPSMNKALLADAVATSAGAILGTSTVTTFVESAAGVAEGGKTGLTAVTSGLLFLFSIFLAPFALMVPAQATAPALIIVGVLMMGAVKQVNFDDFSEALPAFFTIAIMPFTYSIANGIAAGLIFYPIMKIATGKSKEVHPTVYVLALLFILRFTILPH is encoded by the coding sequence ATGAGTACAAAAAACACTAATGCATCAACATCAGCCTTAGATAGGTACTTTAGACTATCAGAAAATAAAACTGATGTAAAAACTGAAATTATTGCTGGTATTACTACTTTCATTACTATGGCCTATATTTTATTTGTAAATCCAGATATACTTTCAAAGGCAGGAATGGATTATAACGCAGTATTTTTAGCAACATGTTTATCAGCTGCACTTGGAACACTTATTATGGGACTTCATGCTAATATTCCATTTGCACAGGCACCTGGAATGGGACTTAATGCTTTCTTCACATACGGAGTTGTAATGAGCTTAGGATATACATGGCAACAAGGTTTAGCCGCAATCTTTATTTCAGGAATTTTATTTATAGTATTGACTGTTACTGGTGCAAGAGAATCTATTGTAGATTCAATTCCAGTATCTTTAAAACATGCTATCAGTGGAGGTATTGGACTATTTATCGCATTACTTGGATTCACAAATTCAGGAATCATTGTAGCAGATCCAAATACATTTTTAGCATTTAGTAGTTTTAACAGTGCTCCTGTTATTTTGGCTGTTATAGGCTTAGTGATTACGGGTGTATTGATGGTTAGGAATGTAAAAGGTGCTATTTTAATTGGTATAGTTACTACTACTCTTATAGGTATTCCTATGGGGGTAACTAATACAACTATAAATACATCATTTAATTTTGATTTAAGTCCAACATTTATGCAAATGGACTTTAAAGGACTATTGAAAATTGGTGAAGCAAGCTTTGTAGGTGCTTTAGCCAGTGTAGCAACGGTGGTTATTTCATTCAGTTTAGTAGATATGTTTGATACTATTGGAACTTTAATTGGTACAGCTACTAAGGCTGGAATGTTAGACGAAAATGGAAAACTTCCTAGTATGAATAAAGCTCTATTAGCAGACGCTGTAGCAACTTCTGCAGGGGCTATTTTAGGTACATCTACAGTTACAACCTTTGTTGAGTCAGCAGCAGGTGTAGCAGAGGGAGGAAAAACAGGTTTAACAGCTGTAACATCAGGACTATTATTCTTATTCTCAATATTTTTAGCACCATTTGCTTTAATGGTACCTGCACAGGCTACTGCTCCAGCCTTAATTATAGTTGGTGTTTTAATGATGGGAGCAGTTAAACAAGTTAATTTTGATGACTTTTCAGAAGCTTTGCCAGCCTTCTTTACAATTGCAATTATGCCATTTACCTATAGTATAGCTAATGGAATTGCTGCAGGATTAATATTCTATCCTATTATGAAAATAGCAACTGGCAAATCAAAAGAAGTTCATCCTACAGTGTATGTATTGGCATTATTGTTTATCCTTCGATTTACAATATTACCTCACTAG
- a CDS encoding 5-(carboxyamino)imidazole ribonucleotide synthase — protein MDKDLKYGINRIKIGIIGGGQLGKMMILEGKKLGIQFIILDPDKSCPASSIADEQIVGDYYDASKIEELAVKCHIVTYELEHINANILIELEEKGYKIEPSPSTLKMIQNKYRQKQFLKGHNIATTPFEKVNTIDDIKSYIAKEGLPVVLKSCYGGYDGKGNKLIRKVEDIEVAYKLLKVEGRELMVEKYISFTSEVSIIAARSTIGEVKIYPLSENVHEDNILRTTIVPARFMDDVADKAENLALNIMEKLDGAGVFCIEMFIDKNKEVLINEIAPRVHNSGHYTLEGCNISQFEQHLRAILGYPLATPYLIKPSVMINLLGEEGIEGKAVIRGLTSTLEKQDVYVHFYGKEYTKPLRKMGHATLLGEDIEEILKRAEIIRNTLKITSC, from the coding sequence TTGGATAAAGATTTAAAATATGGAATAAATAGAATAAAAATAGGAATTATTGGCGGAGGACAATTAGGTAAGATGATGATTTTAGAAGGCAAAAAACTTGGAATACAGTTTATTATCCTAGACCCTGATAAAAGTTGTCCTGCCTCATCTATAGCCGATGAACAAATAGTTGGAGATTATTATGATGCCTCTAAAATTGAAGAACTGGCAGTAAAATGTCATATAGTAACTTATGAGCTGGAACATATAAATGCAAACATATTAATTGAGCTTGAGGAGAAGGGTTATAAAATAGAACCTTCACCTAGCACATTAAAAATGATTCAAAATAAATATAGACAAAAGCAATTTTTAAAAGGCCATAATATTGCAACTACCCCATTTGAGAAGGTAAATACTATAGATGATATTAAGAGCTATATTGCTAAAGAAGGTCTGCCAGTAGTGTTAAAAAGTTGTTATGGTGGTTATGATGGAAAAGGTAATAAGCTTATTAGAAAGGTTGAAGACATTGAAGTTGCCTACAAATTATTAAAAGTTGAGGGTAGAGAACTTATGGTTGAAAAGTATATTTCATTTACTAGTGAGGTTTCGATAATTGCGGCACGTAGTACCATAGGAGAAGTCAAAATCTATCCATTATCTGAAAATGTTCATGAAGACAATATATTAAGAACTACTATAGTACCAGCACGGTTTATGGATGACGTAGCAGATAAGGCAGAAAACTTGGCACTAAATATAATGGAAAAGCTAGATGGCGCAGGAGTATTTTGTATAGAGATGTTTATAGATAAAAATAAAGAAGTATTAATTAATGAAATAGCACCAAGAGTTCATAATTCTGGCCATTATACCTTAGAAGGATGTAATATATCCCAATTTGAACAACATTTAAGAGCTATTTTAGGATACCCTTTGGCAACTCCTTATTTAATTAAGCCGAGTGTAATGATTAATCTTTTAGGAGAAGAAGGTATAGAGGGTAAGGCTGTAATTCGCGGGTTAACAAGTACCTTGGAGAAGCAAGATGTGTATGTGCATTTTTATGGAAAAGAGTATACAAAGCCTTTAAGAAAAATGGGACATGCCACTTTATTAGGCGAAGATATTGAAGAAATATTAAAACGAGCTGAAATTATAAGGAATACACTTAAAATAACTAGTTGCTAG
- the purE gene encoding 5-(carboxyamino)imidazole ribonucleotide mutase: MKNPIVSIIMGSDSDLPIMKNAAEILDKLGVLYELTIVSAHRTPERMFSFAKGAADRGIKVIIAGAGGAAHLPGMVASITHIPVIGVPIKSKTLDGIDSLYSIVQMPSGVPVATVGINGGTNAGILAAQIISIVDENVGKKLINYKSNLTKAVEEKAKKLEEVGYKNY, from the coding sequence ATGAAAAATCCAATTGTTAGTATTATTATGGGAAGTGATTCCGATCTTCCTATTATGAAGAATGCAGCAGAGATATTAGACAAGCTAGGTGTTTTATATGAACTTACTATAGTTTCTGCGCACCGTACTCCAGAGAGAATGTTTAGCTTTGCAAAAGGTGCAGCGGATAGAGGAATTAAGGTTATTATAGCGGGGGCAGGAGGTGCGGCCCACTTGCCAGGTATGGTGGCCTCAATTACTCATATACCAGTAATAGGAGTACCTATTAAAAGTAAAACCTTAGATGGAATAGATTCTTTATATTCTATAGTACAAATGCCATCTGGAGTTCCTGTAGCAACGGTAGGAATAAACGGTGGAACAAATGCTGGTATATTGGCGGCTCAAATTATTAGCATTGTAGATGAAAATGTAGGAAAAAAATTAATTAATTATAAATCAAACTTAACTAAAGCAGTTGAAGAAAAGGCAAAGAAACTTGAAGAAGTTGGATATAAAAACTATTAA
- the purL gene encoding phosphoribosylformylglycinamidine synthase subunit PurL, with protein MENKYETLGLKKTEYERIVEILGREPNELELNLYSAMWSEHCSYKHSRILFKHFPTSGKRVLQGPGENAGIVDIGDNMAIAMKIESHNHPSAIEPYQGAATGVGGILRDIYAMGARPIALLSSLRFGDIKTDDRTKFLVEKVFEGMADYCDGVDVPAVGGEIYFNDSYQGNPLVNAMCIGLINHDKIHRANASGVGNSIMYLGAATGRDGIGGASFASAGLENQTEGVCPIGNPEIGKKLLEASLELLDTGCIVGLQDLGAAGLTSASCETATRGEGGMEIDVLKVPRRVEGMLPVEVMISESQERMLLIVEKGREEEVNKIVEKWGLHSVIIGKVTDDNMLTIKEGDKIVGKVPAASLDSSGAPKYDSDFETPKYIDEVRNINLDEIKEPENYNDVLLKLLASPNIASRDWMHKQFNINDTEQVEVKAGSAASVIKIKGTNKGIALTTDCNSRYCYLDPREGSKIAVVEASRNLVCSGAKPLAVTDGLNFGNPETKDGFWQLRESALGIGEACRELDTPVVGGNVSLYNETETGSIYPTPIIGMIGLIEDINKSITMNFKEDGDVVILLGKTKEELGGSEYLAEIHGLEKGKISDVNFALERRLHKLILDANDKKLLQSAQDVSEGGLAVALAECAMENEMGVEVKLDSELRKDIALFGESQSRFIISVRPENLNTIKELIAENKIPNTVLGTIGGESFKISISGEEIINLPIEGMKKTWKDTFELLMK; from the coding sequence ATGGAAAATAAATATGAAACTTTAGGATTAAAAAAGACAGAATACGAAAGAATAGTAGAAATTTTAGGAAGAGAACCTAATGAACTGGAATTAAATCTATACAGTGCTATGTGGTCAGAACATTGTAGTTATAAACATTCAAGAATTTTATTTAAACATTTTCCGACCTCAGGTAAAAGAGTATTACAAGGACCAGGAGAAAATGCTGGAATAGTGGATATAGGAGACAATATGGCAATTGCTATGAAAATAGAAAGCCATAACCATCCTTCTGCAATAGAGCCTTACCAAGGGGCTGCTACAGGGGTAGGAGGAATTTTAAGAGACATATATGCTATGGGAGCAAGACCTATTGCTTTATTAAGCTCATTAAGATTTGGGGATATAAAAACAGATGATAGAACTAAATTTCTAGTAGAAAAAGTATTTGAAGGAATGGCAGACTATTGTGATGGTGTAGATGTGCCAGCAGTTGGAGGAGAAATATACTTTAACGATTCTTACCAAGGAAACCCATTGGTAAATGCTATGTGTATCGGATTAATAAATCACGATAAAATACACCGTGCCAATGCTTCGGGAGTTGGCAACTCTATAATGTATCTAGGAGCTGCAACAGGAAGAGATGGTATTGGTGGTGCTAGCTTCGCATCAGCAGGGTTAGAAAACCAAACAGAAGGTGTATGTCCAATAGGGAATCCTGAAATAGGAAAGAAATTACTAGAAGCTTCTCTTGAGCTATTAGATACTGGTTGTATTGTAGGACTACAGGACTTAGGAGCTGCAGGACTTACATCAGCAAGCTGTGAAACAGCTACCCGTGGTGAAGGTGGTATGGAAATAGATGTTCTTAAAGTGCCTAGAAGGGTAGAAGGAATGTTACCAGTAGAAGTTATGATTTCAGAATCCCAAGAGAGAATGCTTTTAATAGTTGAAAAAGGTAGGGAAGAAGAAGTTAATAAAATTGTAGAAAAATGGGGGCTTCATTCAGTTATCATAGGTAAAGTAACTGACGATAATATGTTAACCATAAAAGAAGGAGATAAAATAGTAGGTAAAGTACCTGCTGCTAGCTTAGATTCTTCTGGAGCACCAAAATATGATAGTGATTTTGAAACACCTAAATATATTGATGAAGTTAGAAATATTAATCTTGACGAAATAAAGGAGCCGGAAAATTATAATGATGTATTATTAAAGCTTTTAGCTTCTCCTAATATTGCAAGTAGAGATTGGATGCATAAACAGTTTAATATTAATGATACTGAACAAGTAGAGGTAAAGGCTGGATCGGCAGCATCGGTTATTAAGATTAAAGGAACTAATAAGGGAATTGCTTTAACCACAGATTGTAATAGTCGCTATTGCTATTTAGATCCTAGAGAAGGTAGTAAAATTGCGGTGGTAGAAGCATCAAGAAACCTTGTATGTAGCGGTGCTAAACCTTTGGCTGTAACAGATGGACTTAACTTTGGAAATCCAGAGACAAAAGACGGATTTTGGCAGCTAAGAGAGAGTGCATTAGGCATAGGTGAAGCTTGTCGTGAACTAGATACTCCAGTTGTAGGCGGGAATGTTAGTCTTTATAATGAAACAGAAACAGGAAGTATTTATCCTACACCTATTATTGGAATGATTGGATTAATAGAAGATATAAATAAATCTATTACTATGAACTTTAAAGAAGATGGTGATGTAGTAATTCTTCTAGGAAAAACCAAAGAGGAGTTAGGAGGAAGTGAATATTTAGCAGAGATACATGGACTTGAAAAGGGTAAAATTTCAGATGTTAATTTTGCACTGGAAAGAAGATTACACAAGCTTATATTAGATGCGAATGATAAAAAACTGTTACAATCTGCCCAAGATGTATCAGAAGGTGGTTTAGCGGTAGCACTAGCAGAATGCGCAATGGAAAATGAAATGGGAGTAGAAGTTAAATTAGATAGTGAGCTTAGAAAAGATATTGCTTTATTTGGTGAAAGCCAATCAAGATTTATTATAAGTGTAAGACCTGAAAATCTAAATACTATAAAAGAGCTTATAGCTGAGAATAAAATACCAAACACAGTATTAGGAACTATTGGAGGAGAAAGCTTTAAAATTAGTATAAGTGGAGAAGAGATAATTAATCTGCCAATAGAGGGGATGAAAAAAACATGGAAAGATACCTTCGAACTTTTAATGAAATAA